The DNA window ACTATATAATTCGTGCTATTATTGGGTAATGTTATGTTCATAGTATAAGTATAATCATCGATTGTTTCAAATTTTTCAATAGTGGTTTGTTTTATTTGGTCAGCTGTTAATTCACTCCTCTGACTAGTACAACCTGAAACTAATAACATTAATATAAGCATCATTAATATCATTATTAAATTCAGTTTAGTCGTTTAAACCCCTCCAATTAAATAATACTATTTTTAATATAAACGCGTTATCCTAAGCAGACATCTCAAGATATGTATTAAAAATACAGGAACGTTTAAATATCATCTCCGCGAGAAAAATAAGTAAGGAGTGGATTTTATGGTAGTGCCAGAATTATCAACTATAATTATTGCATTGATAGCATTAGCAGTGATTTATTTCTTTTTCAAGACGTTTAAATCATTGATAGTAAACGCCATTGTAGGACTGGTTATTTTATTTGGTGCAAATATGTTATTTGGGCTTGGTATTGCATATACATGGCTTGTAATTTTGATTAGTGCAATAGGTGGGGCATTGGGTGCATTACTTATTATAGTCTTGCACGTGTTTGGAATCGCGTTTTAAGATATTAAGTACCAAATTCGATAATGAATTTGCTTCCTTTTCTTCTCTCCAGTTCTAAGCAGCCCCCTATCTGGTCGACGAGGGTGTTTACAAGCCTGAGACCCAATGAATCGGTATCATGTATATCTATGTCTTCAGGAATTCCTCTACCGTTATCAGCTACAATCAATGTATAATTTTCATTGTCAATTTGGTGGAGCATAATTTTTATTTCACCTGATTCATTTTCAGAAAACGCATATTTTAACGAATTGGACACAAGCTCGTTGATAAGCATGGCAAGCGGTATTATAGTATCAATATCAAAATATACATTATCTATATTATCTACAT is part of the Methanohalobium evestigatum Z-7303 genome and encodes:
- a CDS encoding pro-sigmaK processing inhibitor BofA family protein; the protein is MVVPELSTIIIALIALAVIYFFFKTFKSLIVNAIVGLVILFGANMLFGLGIAYTWLVILISAIGGALGALLIIVLHVFGIAF